The genomic stretch GAATTTCTGGAAAACCAGAGGAGATATGACCGACATCGCCCGTTTTGTTTCATCCGGCAATGATTACTGGTCCGGGATCCACACATCGACTAAATACGAGAAAGGGGATTACCTGCGTTTGTCCAACATCGCCATCAGTTACCGTTTACCCTCGGAAGTGGCACAACGCTTCGGGATGAAAAACATGTCGCTCTCCCTCAACGCATACAATTTACTGACATTCACCAAATATAAGGGCTTGGATGTCGGCACATCAGGAGCATTCTCTTACCCGACATCAAGAGAATACAATATCAAACTATCCGTAGGATTCTAAAAAATCAACGATATGAAAAAGTTATATATATTAATCGCCCTGACAAGTTTATTCTTCGTCCAAAGTTGTGACAAGTTCTTGGACCTGAAACCGGAGAATATACAAGTGGTCAGCACGATAGAAGATTATCGAGACATATTGGCAAGTTACATGAGATTATTAAAAACCGTGGACGGTAGTCAAAAACCGGTACTGGGAGGCTATTTTTTATATCCCTCGTTCAACGTGGCCTCAACATTTGCTTATCGTTCCGGGGAACTCACCATTAATAAAAACTCCAGTTCTTATTATGATGCCTCTCTGGGAGAATATAAACAAAGCGCAGTAAATCTGATGAGCTGGATGGGCACCGCCGACGGTTGCTGGCGCAGCTATTACTCTTTCCTTGGCCCAATCAACATGATCATTGAAGGAATCAAGACGGCCGAGGGAGATGATGAACGCTTGCGGGATTACGTGCAGGGAGAAGCCTTGGTATGGAGAGCTTATTCCTATTTCAAATTACTCCAATACTTTTCTCCTTACAAGCAAGACGAATATGGAGTCCCCGTGTATTTAAAACCGTACGAAGACCCCGGTAACGCCATGCCCAAACGTGAAACCCAAACCAATGTCTACAAACGAATCCTGATGGATTGTCAGGAAGCACTCGATTTAATGGAACGCACCCCTTCCACAACATGGAACTGTGCTTACAATCCCCGCTTTCTTCACGGGATGCTTGCCAGCATTTATTGTTACAAAGCAATGTCGGCAGTAGCCGAAGAAAAGGATTGGCAAAATGCGATTGATCACGCAGACAAAGCGATGACCGGACGTACTTTCGTCCGGGATCAGGCAACATACGATGCCATATTTGATGCTCCCGCTCTACAAGCCTTTACAAACGATGAGTTTTACCTCCGCATGGTGGATGGCTTTAACGGTCAAATTGTAGATGTTTCGGGAGTATATTATCAAACATATTCTACCTCCCAAGCCAATCCGGGACCGGAACCCGAATTTTACAACCTGTATAAAGATGATGATGTAAGAAAAAACACCTTCTTTAGGACTAAAACAGATGGAAGTCTTATATACGACAAGTATAATCTTTCCGACAGCCCGTACGCATCGTGGGGATTAGCGAATGGAGGGATAATCATGTTATTCCGAACCGCAGAGACTCAACTTATTAAAGCGGAAGCCCTGTGTCGATTAGGAAAAACGACTGAAGCTAAAGAGGCGCTAAACAAGTTTAAACAAGGACGTTATCTTGACATCGAGGGCTCTTACACGGAATCCGACCTGCTAAACGAAATTCTGAAAGAACGGAAACTAGAATTTTATCACGAACAGGACGTATGGTGGTTAGACATGAAACGTACCGGAACCCGGATGGAAAGAGTCATCAACGGTACTCTGTATGTACTCGAACCGGACGACTATCGTTATTGCTTCCCCATCCCGCAAAGCGAAATGGAGGTAAACAAGAACATGATTCAAAATCCGGGTTGGGATGAGATTAGTCTTTAACTTCTAAATTAAAAAACATGAAAAGAATTCTATACACCCTCGCGGCAATCTTTATCGGATGCATCCTATCCTG from Butyricimonas virosa encodes the following:
- a CDS encoding RagB/SusD family nutrient uptake outer membrane protein, whose protein sequence is MKKLYILIALTSLFFVQSCDKFLDLKPENIQVVSTIEDYRDILASYMRLLKTVDGSQKPVLGGYFLYPSFNVASTFAYRSGELTINKNSSSYYDASLGEYKQSAVNLMSWMGTADGCWRSYYSFLGPINMIIEGIKTAEGDDERLRDYVQGEALVWRAYSYFKLLQYFSPYKQDEYGVPVYLKPYEDPGNAMPKRETQTNVYKRILMDCQEALDLMERTPSTTWNCAYNPRFLHGMLASIYCYKAMSAVAEEKDWQNAIDHADKAMTGRTFVRDQATYDAIFDAPALQAFTNDEFYLRMVDGFNGQIVDVSGVYYQTYSTSQANPGPEPEFYNLYKDDDVRKNTFFRTKTDGSLIYDKYNLSDSPYASWGLANGGIIMLFRTAETQLIKAEALCRLGKTTEAKEALNKFKQGRYLDIEGSYTESDLLNEILKERKLEFYHEQDVWWLDMKRTGTRMERVINGTLYVLEPDDYRYCFPIPQSEMEVNKNMIQNPGWDEISL